A window of Ignicoccus hospitalis KIN4/I contains these coding sequences:
- the cas2 gene encoding CRISPR-associated endonuclease Cas2, whose amino-acid sequence MYVIVSYDIKDDRKRLKVMKRLLALGFSRLQKSVYVRRGSRGDAKDAFNATVKYLDDGDKLFIIVVSDKEFREAWAVEGKVG is encoded by the coding sequence GTGTACGTGATAGTTTCTTACGACATAAAGGACGATAGGAAGAGGCTTAAGGTAATGAAGCGGCTACTGGCCTTGGGGTTCTCTAGGCTCCAGAAGAGCGTTTACGTGAGGAGGGGCAGCAGGGGAGACGCCAAAGACGCTTTCAACGCAACAGTAAAGTACTTGGACGACGGAGATAAATTATTCATCATAGTTGTGAGCGACAAGGAGTTCAGGGAGGCGTGGGCCGTTGAAGGGAAGGTTGGTTAA
- a CDS encoding helix-turn-helix domain-containing protein, translating into MRAHVPLGFDATQPITCVSSHLGEVTEVVIYVPKERSPKAEEALNAFLAFLKGAGKRSEVVYLNPCDGETLFQMVMNMGDDNLICGGSGLRVLGLQLLLACVLSRSRCKLWAGHEGGGPCLDLRVPDPFESKLEARAYAALALKGEASLDELSKELGVNKKTLWSALERLEKNGLVEKPKRGIYRAKPLS; encoded by the coding sequence TTGAGGGCCCACGTCCCCTTGGGCTTCGACGCCACGCAGCCGATAACGTGCGTTTCTTCCCATTTAGGAGAAGTGACGGAAGTGGTAATTTACGTCCCGAAGGAGAGGTCGCCGAAGGCGGAGGAGGCCTTAAACGCTTTCCTCGCCTTCTTGAAGGGAGCAGGAAAGAGGTCCGAGGTAGTTTACTTAAACCCTTGCGACGGCGAGACGCTATTCCAAATGGTAATGAATATGGGAGATGATAACTTGATCTGTGGGGGCTCGGGGCTGAGGGTCCTCGGGCTCCAGCTCCTCTTGGCTTGTGTCTTGAGCCGCTCCCGGTGTAAGCTGTGGGCGGGCCACGAGGGAGGGGGACCTTGTCTGGACTTGAGGGTCCCCGACCCCTTCGAGAGCAAGCTGGAGGCCCGGGCCTACGCGGCGTTGGCCTTGAAGGGCGAGGCGAGTTTGGACGAGCTGAGCAAGGAACTCGGAGTTAACAAGAAGACCTTGTGGAGCGCCCTTGAGAGGTTGGAGAAAAACGGGTTGGTGGAAAAGCCTAAGAGGGGAATCTACCGGGCGAAGCCCCTCAGTTGA
- the cas3 gene encoding CRISPR-associated helicase Cas3': MPFKPKAAHEEAVRLLEESNVVMVAPTSYGKSKGVPYMQDRLKLPRSVHSMPLRSLVISQYNFLLREYGEACHASGLQLEGKCPYFGGKRVVSTVDYLSLNLLRLPPAELGWALKYSYGHYEYPRANLFSSLVVFDEAHLLSEPWSGGESAGRDFLHASLEALGALSQGLRFKVLVATATLPEVELKKIVKKMKPKAEVVAVCKGCYGGLRNIKRVNDFSSDVRWETEAEGVTLLNYLQSELKRVEDEASSGKVLIVANTVKEAIKAAELLRPYFGSDLVLVHGRLSEEDKKNSVNKIEKAKVVVSTQVIEAGVDVDATWLITEAAPVSSLAQRAGRLCRSRDCDVAKVTVLAPSKGDPYGDASEKAFKTVKEVAEGGGIEWRELDDTQSGKTFLSLINALESNFKPYQTKSTITKIITTPLPNIKGIKELLDELCSFVRDSALIELRAGEERLEVSLSWLAGALKRGLEVSGVKAVKFGGEEPLSEGDVSNFLKRLVKAKNSPKASCRAYSTLLEKYGALSLAVEVPADEYRKGWGMRVDLR, encoded by the coding sequence GTGCCTTTCAAGCCTAAGGCCGCTCACGAAGAGGCGGTAAGGCTTCTGGAGGAGAGCAACGTCGTCATGGTAGCCCCGACCAGCTACGGGAAGAGCAAGGGAGTACCCTACATGCAAGACCGGCTGAAGCTCCCGAGGAGCGTCCATTCCATGCCTTTGAGGAGCTTGGTAATATCTCAATATAACTTCTTGCTCCGCGAGTACGGGGAGGCGTGTCACGCGTCCGGCCTTCAGCTGGAGGGCAAGTGTCCCTACTTCGGGGGCAAGAGGGTAGTTTCGACGGTAGACTACTTGTCCTTGAACTTGTTGAGGCTGCCCCCGGCGGAGCTCGGGTGGGCGTTGAAGTACAGCTACGGCCACTACGAGTACCCCAGAGCCAATTTGTTCTCTTCCTTGGTGGTGTTCGACGAGGCCCACTTGCTCTCAGAACCTTGGAGCGGGGGCGAGAGCGCCGGGAGGGACTTCCTCCACGCCTCCTTGGAGGCCCTCGGCGCCCTCTCCCAAGGCTTGAGGTTCAAGGTGTTAGTCGCCACCGCGACCTTGCCGGAGGTCGAGCTGAAGAAGATAGTTAAGAAAATGAAGCCCAAGGCCGAGGTGGTCGCGGTCTGTAAGGGTTGTTACGGCGGCTTGAGAAACATAAAGAGGGTAAACGACTTCTCCTCGGACGTCCGCTGGGAGACGGAGGCGGAGGGAGTCACGCTGCTGAACTACCTCCAAAGCGAGTTGAAGAGGGTAGAGGACGAAGCCTCCTCTGGGAAGGTGCTGATAGTTGCCAACACCGTTAAGGAGGCCATCAAGGCGGCCGAGCTCCTTAGGCCTTACTTCGGCAGCGACTTGGTGCTGGTCCACGGGAGGCTGAGCGAGGAGGATAAGAAAAATTCTGTGAACAAGATAGAGAAAGCTAAGGTCGTGGTCAGCACCCAAGTGATAGAGGCCGGAGTCGACGTGGACGCCACTTGGCTGATAACCGAGGCCGCGCCCGTCAGCTCCCTGGCCCAGAGGGCCGGGAGGCTCTGTAGGTCTAGGGACTGCGACGTAGCTAAGGTAACGGTGCTCGCGCCCTCCAAGGGAGATCCTTACGGCGACGCCTCCGAGAAGGCCTTCAAGACGGTGAAGGAAGTAGCGGAGGGAGGTGGGATAGAGTGGAGGGAACTGGACGACACGCAGAGCGGGAAGACCTTCTTGAGCTTGATAAACGCGTTGGAGAGTAACTTCAAACCTTACCAAACTAAGAGCACGATTACTAAAATAATAACTACGCCTTTGCCGAACATAAAGGGCATAAAAGAGCTGCTGGACGAGCTCTGCTCGTTCGTGAGGGACTCCGCGCTAATAGAGCTCAGGGCGGGCGAGGAGAGGCTAGAGGTCTCCTTGAGCTGGCTCGCGGGAGCGCTCAAGAGGGGTTTGGAGGTGAGCGGCGTGAAGGCCGTTAAGTTCGGCGGCGAGGAGCCCTTGAGCGAAGGGGACGTCAGCAACTTTCTCAAAAGGCTCGTCAAGGCTAAGAACAGCCCCAAGGCCTCGTGTAGAGCCTACTCGACGCTCCTCGAGAAGTACGGCGCCTTGAGCTTGGCCGTGGAGGTCCCAGCGGACGAGTACAGAAAGGGGTGGGGGATGAGAGTTGACTTGCGTTGA
- the cas1 gene encoding CRISPR-associated endonuclease Cas1 — protein MNVFVISEPGKLFVKDGGLAFANSKGEVAYLANLYDVIILATSKVSVTGAALRAMGRLGVDLVVLEWNGRPSGRFSSPVPNKSALARLKQYEVVLKGEGLKYAKPMIVRKIIEQGRTLRYFAKTKRMKWLREASYELEKLSADASSAGSPEALRAVEAQAARLYWGLLSEAFPEFPGREHEGCDPYNSAINYSYGILYSYAFKALSVTGLDPYAGLFHAIKSGREALVYDFSEQFKPLVDRRALPLAHELEVDGCSLTYSSRKALGEEIKKLLESCDKTLLAEAWNLASSMREGREYLPGWKGCT, from the coding sequence GTGAACGTCTTCGTAATTTCCGAGCCAGGGAAGCTGTTCGTGAAGGACGGGGGACTGGCCTTCGCCAACTCTAAGGGGGAAGTCGCCTACTTGGCCAACTTGTACGACGTGATAATACTAGCGACCTCAAAGGTCTCTGTCACGGGCGCCGCCCTCAGGGCCATGGGGAGGCTCGGGGTGGACTTGGTGGTCTTGGAGTGGAACGGCAGGCCCTCGGGGAGGTTCTCCTCGCCCGTCCCCAACAAGAGCGCCCTCGCGCGCCTCAAGCAGTACGAAGTGGTCTTAAAGGGGGAAGGCTTGAAGTACGCAAAACCCATGATAGTTAGAAAGATAATAGAACAAGGCAGGACGTTGAGATACTTCGCCAAGACTAAGAGGATGAAGTGGCTCAGGGAGGCCAGTTACGAGCTGGAGAAGCTCTCCGCGGACGCCTCCTCCGCAGGCTCGCCGGAGGCGCTGAGGGCCGTGGAGGCGCAAGCGGCGAGGCTCTACTGGGGGCTGCTGTCCGAGGCCTTCCCGGAGTTCCCGGGGAGGGAGCACGAGGGCTGCGACCCGTACAACTCCGCCATAAACTACTCCTACGGGATCCTTTACTCTTACGCGTTCAAGGCCTTGAGCGTGACCGGCTTGGACCCCTACGCCGGCCTGTTCCACGCGATCAAGAGCGGGAGGGAAGCCTTGGTCTACGACTTCTCGGAGCAGTTCAAGCCGTTAGTAGATAGGCGCGCGTTGCCCTTAGCGCACGAGCTCGAGGTGGACGGCTGTTCACTCACTTACAGCTCCAGGAAGGCCTTAGGAGAGGAAATCAAGAAGCTCTTGGAGTCTTGCGACAAGACCTTGCTCGCCGAGGCGTGGAACTTGGCCAGCTCAATGAGGGAGGGGAGGGAGTACCTCCCGGGGTGGAAGGGGTGTACGTGA
- the cas4 gene encoding CRISPR-associated protein Cas4, with translation MKGRLVNAYALCPAFAYFKYHFPEPQTPSMELGKELDVRELVEKFVRPKCEVRYQVPLRGKLGSGRADAVVLCEGRLEVVEAKLGGGFKRQQLAQAAFYCLLAEEQFGLPCEALWLCSPEGCERRPFSYSLREHVKGLLEALERDLDVLPRGRPSRYCSYCKYSSLCPWRPP, from the coding sequence TTGAAGGGAAGGTTGGTTAACGCTTACGCGCTCTGCCCGGCCTTCGCCTACTTCAAGTACCACTTCCCCGAGCCCCAGACCCCTTCCATGGAGCTGGGGAAGGAATTGGACGTGAGGGAGTTGGTTGAGAAGTTCGTGAGGCCGAAGTGCGAGGTGAGGTACCAAGTCCCGCTGAGGGGGAAGCTGGGCTCCGGAAGGGCCGACGCGGTGGTGCTCTGCGAGGGGCGACTGGAGGTGGTGGAGGCGAAGCTGGGCGGGGGGTTTAAGAGGCAACAGCTCGCCCAAGCGGCGTTCTACTGCTTGTTGGCGGAGGAGCAGTTCGGCCTCCCCTGCGAGGCCCTCTGGCTCTGCTCGCCCGAGGGGTGCGAGAGGAGGCCCTTCAGCTACTCCTTGAGGGAACACGTGAAGGGCTTGTTAGAAGCCTTGGAAAGGGACTTGGACGTCTTGCCTAGGGGTAGGCCTTCGAGGTACTGCAGCTACTGCAAGTACTCAAGCCTGTGTCCTTGGAGACCTCCTTAA
- a CDS encoding tRNA (adenine-N1)-methyltransferase, whose protein sequence is MEVREGDLVLIYIDKRRKKLVKAIKGKVFGSDLGVLKLDDVIGKRYGESVEFSTGARAYILKPTLEDVLFSFKRRTQVIYPKDLGLMAIKLGAGPGKRCLEGGSGSGFVAATLSWFGCDVASFEVRKEHLYVAKRNLEEVGLRVTFVNASIGEAPEVYGEESFDAAAVDVGDPWKYVDGVWRALKGGAPAAFWLPTYNQLEKLKEASRGKFIWMESLEVNERRLKVEKGATRPEQTGITFTGFWAFLRKVY, encoded by the coding sequence GTGGAAGTAAGGGAAGGCGACCTGGTTCTGATATACATAGACAAGAGGAGGAAGAAGTTAGTGAAAGCGATTAAAGGAAAGGTATTTGGGAGTGACTTAGGAGTGTTGAAGCTTGACGACGTAATTGGTAAGAGGTACGGCGAGAGCGTGGAGTTCAGCACGGGGGCTAGGGCTTATATCCTCAAGCCCACGCTGGAGGACGTACTCTTCTCATTTAAGAGAAGAACGCAAGTGATCTACCCGAAGGACTTGGGGTTGATGGCGATCAAGCTGGGGGCAGGCCCGGGGAAGAGGTGCTTGGAGGGCGGCTCCGGGTCGGGCTTCGTGGCAGCTACCTTGAGCTGGTTCGGCTGCGACGTGGCCTCCTTCGAGGTGAGGAAGGAACACTTGTACGTTGCCAAAAGGAACTTAGAGGAGGTCGGATTGAGGGTAACCTTCGTGAACGCTTCCATAGGGGAGGCCCCGGAGGTCTACGGCGAGGAGAGCTTCGACGCGGCGGCTGTGGACGTGGGAGACCCTTGGAAGTACGTGGACGGGGTGTGGAGGGCCCTCAAGGGCGGCGCCCCGGCGGCCTTCTGGCTGCCCACCTACAACCAGCTGGAGAAGCTGAAGGAGGCCTCGCGGGGCAAGTTCATTTGGATGGAGAGCCTCGAGGTCAACGAGAGGAGGCTCAAGGTCGAGAAGGGCGCCACCAGGCCCGAGCAGACGGGGATAACCTTCACGGGCTTCTGGGCCTTCCTTAGGAAGGTTTACTGA
- a CDS encoding CRISPR-associated endonuclease Cas3'' gives MTCVDAPAFYEVRGGKEVFEGLCEHSLRTAAAGLALFEDELEVHGLVGEFVIAALLHDVGKANDDVLRRYEILKNSKLEGKLSFKCHEVLSAQVVLELGPQLRGAGLEHEAIFYAVLRHHHAMRMLEECKHFNAPLGDVGLLGNLMPELKELKGLKVKLESIEGEARSLGNQLPTLAKGFVLAGFLSLADSVAAALARRADSAQKPSGYVRRALEERGKTLEDVEKEIERELPKVYGIVKEVSKDTGLSTCSSCSTSKAYP, from the coding sequence TTGACTTGCGTTGACGCGCCGGCGTTCTACGAGGTGAGGGGAGGGAAGGAGGTCTTCGAGGGCCTCTGTGAGCACAGCCTTAGGACGGCTGCCGCGGGCTTAGCGCTGTTCGAGGACGAGCTGGAGGTACACGGGCTGGTGGGCGAGTTCGTAATAGCGGCGCTGTTGCACGACGTCGGGAAGGCAAACGACGACGTGCTCAGAAGGTACGAAATACTCAAGAACTCTAAACTCGAGGGCAAGCTTTCCTTCAAGTGTCACGAGGTGCTCTCGGCCCAAGTGGTGTTGGAGTTGGGGCCCCAACTGAGGGGGGCCGGGTTGGAGCACGAGGCCATATTCTACGCAGTGTTGAGGCACCACCACGCCATGAGGATGTTGGAGGAGTGTAAACACTTCAACGCCCCTCTTGGGGACGTGGGCCTCCTCGGGAACTTGATGCCGGAGCTGAAGGAGTTGAAGGGGCTGAAGGTGAAATTGGAGTCGATAGAGGGGGAAGCCCGGTCGCTCGGGAACCAGTTGCCCACGTTGGCAAAGGGCTTCGTGTTGGCGGGCTTCTTGAGCTTGGCCGACAGCGTCGCGGCGGCCTTGGCGAGAAGGGCCGACAGCGCCCAGAAGCCCAGCGGCTACGTGAGGAGGGCCTTGGAGGAGAGGGGGAAGACCTTGGAGGACGTGGAGAAGGAAATCGAGCGCGAGCTACCTAAGGTCTATGGGATAGTTAAGGAGGTCTCCAAGGACACAGGCTTGAGTACTTGCAGTAGCTGCAGTACCTCGAAGGCCTACCCCTAG
- a CDS encoding S16 family serine protease — MSRSEGLSLALLLLGTLMLAYPALTYSPPAGYWGYAPAVVGSTSGALSNLSVRTLPGEGRYYVGGALLGYDFQGSMGGAAVAAAIVAGKPLTSFDYLYYLEDLGYNITFRAAGPSGSALASTLTLLSLLNLRAVNHPAMTGMIGLGGEVLVVGGVNVKAKAVKSYGIDTFLVPVGEAVPVKGLKVITVESIIDAAKYFTNQNVTAALGEVCNPPEELKKLNVFESHYKKLYDMTVELMKKYNINSTEITKNLKFARWAAEEGNYYAAASYAFTALINAYTIYYNRLLNVSSIDKAKDVIKTEVDGLKRYAELEPSGCGANYWSAEACAAVYNREFRLKEMIKFLEAHANFTAPQSLSSVASTLARAKARAVSVELWASAVEELAQVPYAPPIRDLHALAREAYALGLAAARYALSVVPPGNALTNQIEDSVDEMAKAMFDGNFFKVIGLSSFAFENSADALGSIQNSTVVAKEVMPLVVGRSYCRTPSFIAYNYSQYVGSLLRTDPVAAEFLAYTALYYAHLAELN, encoded by the coding sequence TTGAGCAGGAGCGAGGGGCTTAGCTTAGCGCTGCTCCTACTAGGAACCTTAATGCTGGCCTACCCCGCCTTGACTTACTCGCCCCCGGCGGGCTACTGGGGCTACGCCCCGGCGGTGGTGGGCTCTACCTCCGGCGCGCTCTCGAACTTGAGCGTCCGGACGCTGCCGGGGGAGGGTAGGTACTACGTCGGAGGGGCCTTGTTGGGCTACGACTTCCAAGGCTCTATGGGAGGGGCCGCAGTAGCGGCGGCCATAGTGGCCGGCAAGCCGCTAACGAGCTTTGACTACCTCTACTACCTAGAGGACTTGGGCTACAACATTACCTTTAGGGCCGCTGGCCCCAGCGGGAGCGCGCTGGCCTCCACCTTAACCCTCTTGAGCTTACTCAACTTAAGGGCTGTCAACCACCCGGCCATGACCGGAATGATAGGCCTCGGCGGCGAAGTGTTGGTGGTTGGAGGAGTAAACGTAAAGGCTAAGGCCGTCAAGAGCTACGGCATAGACACGTTCTTGGTGCCCGTGGGCGAGGCGGTGCCCGTTAAGGGCCTCAAGGTAATCACCGTGGAGAGCATAATAGACGCGGCGAAGTACTTCACCAACCAGAACGTCACGGCCGCCTTGGGGGAGGTCTGCAACCCTCCGGAGGAGCTGAAGAAGCTTAACGTGTTCGAGAGCCACTACAAGAAGCTCTACGATATGACTGTAGAGCTGATGAAAAAGTACAATATAAATAGCACCGAAATAACGAAGAACTTGAAGTTCGCTAGGTGGGCGGCGGAGGAGGGCAACTACTACGCCGCGGCGAGCTACGCCTTCACCGCCTTGATAAACGCCTACACGATTTACTATAACAGGCTTCTCAACGTAAGTTCAATAGATAAGGCAAAAGATGTAATAAAGACTGAAGTGGACGGGTTGAAGAGGTACGCCGAGCTGGAGCCCTCCGGCTGCGGGGCCAACTACTGGAGCGCTGAAGCTTGCGCAGCCGTGTACAACAGGGAGTTCAGGCTCAAAGAGATGATAAAGTTCTTGGAGGCCCACGCGAACTTCACCGCCCCCCAGTCGCTATCCTCCGTGGCTTCCACGCTAGCTAGGGCCAAGGCGAGGGCAGTGAGCGTGGAGCTCTGGGCCTCCGCGGTGGAGGAGCTCGCCCAAGTGCCCTACGCCCCTCCGATTAGGGACTTGCACGCCTTGGCGAGGGAGGCCTACGCCCTCGGGCTGGCCGCTGCGAGGTACGCCTTGAGCGTGGTTCCCCCGGGTAACGCGCTAACCAACCAGATCGAGGACTCCGTCGACGAGATGGCTAAGGCCATGTTTGACGGAAACTTCTTCAAGGTGATAGGGCTTTCATCCTTCGCCTTCGAGAACTCTGCAGACGCCTTGGGCAGTATACAGAACAGCACGGTGGTTGCCAAAGAGGTGATGCCCTTGGTCGTGGGGAGGAGCTACTGTAGGACTCCCTCCTTCATTGCTTACAACTACTCCCAGTACGTGGGCAGCTTGCTGAGGACCGACCCCGTGGCGGCGGAGTTCTTGGCCTACACGGCCTTGTACTACGCCCACCTGGCGGAGCTCAACTGA
- the cas4a gene encoding type I-A CRISPR-associated protein Cas4/Csa1: protein MGVALPRWVWDELRATAGETVVHTRGWDWQLLQPRYKARPSVSDLTSPCPTKRDVYLRKVLGVRLESEAMSKGRAVHEAFMAPFKGVELETEDPLLKRVYEEAKVRKAAAEEEGIPVEVEPEIPGHSVGLSSALKPDFLVGFIPVEVVYGNGLERKKLAVTGYALALESWIGHPVEVGIVVSVTDKKTYWNVVRIHEGLRRRFLEVRDEVARILGEKEDPGAPEECPKACPFAEVCKR, encoded by the coding sequence GTGGGAGTCGCGCTTCCCAGGTGGGTTTGGGACGAGCTGAGGGCCACCGCGGGGGAAACAGTAGTCCACACTAGGGGCTGGGACTGGCAGCTCTTGCAGCCCCGCTACAAGGCTAGGCCCAGCGTGAGCGACCTCACCAGCCCGTGCCCCACGAAGAGGGACGTATACTTGAGGAAGGTGTTAGGAGTTAGGCTGGAGAGCGAGGCAATGAGCAAGGGAAGGGCCGTCCACGAGGCCTTCATGGCCCCGTTCAAAGGAGTCGAGCTGGAGACAGAGGACCCCCTCTTGAAGAGGGTTTACGAAGAGGCAAAGGTGAGGAAGGCCGCAGCCGAGGAGGAGGGGATACCCGTCGAGGTAGAGCCGGAGATACCCGGCCACTCGGTGGGCCTCTCTAGCGCCCTCAAGCCGGACTTCTTGGTGGGGTTCATACCGGTTGAAGTGGTTTACGGTAACGGCCTCGAAAGGAAGAAGCTAGCCGTTACCGGCTACGCCCTGGCCTTGGAGTCTTGGATAGGCCACCCGGTGGAGGTCGGAATAGTGGTGAGCGTTACCGACAAGAAGACTTACTGGAACGTGGTCAGGATACACGAGGGCTTGAGGAGGAGGTTCCTTGAAGTGAGGGACGAGGTGGCGAGGATCTTGGGCGAGAAGGAGGACCCGGGCGCGCCCGAGGAGTGCCCCAAGGCGTGTCCCTTCGCGGAGGTGTGTAAGAGGTGA
- the cas7a gene encoding type I-A CRISPR-associated protein Cas7/Csa2 yields the protein MFVGLSVSGRILLNAEALNMAESVGNVTRHRKAPVVLKTNQGFRVVYVPAISGESLAHAYQSHLADVAKEMGLPVCKCCEQKVFIKSNDSKMATQCGHSIDVKAKNVSQIDIERKIVEECVVEDVGGFLFTDKAVKRTSRFRVGYMLPTLDSLREGAFGSEPEIHVRFAGAQQEEGQILYYVEVGSALYNFNFSLDVSEIGKLSSENADLGKAPGELPAEERLRRAEAAVVALKRFLGTMLFGAKRTRFNPVWDVYSLQAVVTTLPFEATPGNDKDYVKDTVERLCSLGVKAWVFYFDKEDKKDKEDKEGVEELKGCDAVSVEKVGSYLEAVSKAGEKALELLKGAK from the coding sequence GTGTTCGTGGGCCTTAGCGTTAGCGGACGCATACTCTTGAACGCGGAAGCGTTAAACATGGCCGAGAGCGTGGGCAACGTAACCAGGCACAGGAAGGCGCCGGTGGTGTTGAAGACCAACCAAGGCTTCAGGGTAGTTTACGTACCAGCTATTAGCGGGGAGAGCTTGGCCCACGCCTACCAGTCCCACTTAGCTGACGTGGCTAAAGAGATGGGGCTACCGGTCTGCAAGTGCTGCGAGCAGAAGGTTTTCATAAAGAGCAACGACAGTAAGATGGCAACCCAGTGTGGCCACTCCATAGACGTTAAGGCGAAGAACGTTAGCCAGATAGACATCGAAAGGAAGATCGTGGAGGAGTGCGTGGTGGAGGACGTCGGAGGCTTCTTGTTCACCGACAAAGCTGTCAAGAGGACCTCGAGGTTCCGCGTCGGTTACATGTTGCCGACCTTGGACAGCTTGCGAGAGGGCGCCTTCGGCTCCGAGCCGGAGATACACGTCCGCTTCGCCGGCGCACAGCAAGAGGAGGGCCAGATACTCTACTACGTAGAGGTGGGCAGCGCCTTGTACAACTTCAACTTCAGCTTGGACGTCAGCGAGATAGGGAAGTTAAGCTCTGAGAACGCCGACTTGGGCAAGGCCCCGGGAGAGCTGCCGGCGGAGGAGAGGCTGAGGAGGGCGGAAGCGGCCGTGGTGGCCTTGAAGAGGTTCTTAGGCACCATGCTGTTCGGCGCGAAGAGGACTAGGTTCAACCCGGTTTGGGACGTGTACAGCTTACAAGCGGTCGTTACTACCCTCCCCTTCGAGGCCACTCCCGGTAACGACAAGGACTACGTCAAGGACACTGTGGAGAGGCTGTGTAGCTTGGGTGTAAAGGCTTGGGTATTCTACTTCGACAAGGAAGATAAGAAAGACAAGGAAGACAAAGAAGGGGTTGAGGAGCTCAAGGGCTGCGACGCGGTGAGCGTTGAGAAGGTCGGGAGCTACTTGGAGGCGGTCTCTAAGGCCGGCGAGAAAGCTTTGGAGCTGCTAAAGGGGGCAAAGTAA
- the cas5 gene encoding CRISPR-associated protein Cas5, producing the protein MMGLFFELELAWGFSVRYPMSSAAQLAPPLPPPSTAIGALAEALAITLGLGETIKVAGKAAKRGRKRSKEGLCSTAYAVFKATKGAAFALSPESPVGVALKSEINRLLQAPYLNPGNVHEGDEINKVRMFGVQAITSAYAPKGLLWMMVVLDEKELVGELRAIRKDLKGEEVMDALERVTIRRIGVKEGIVSTKKKEVGEVTKEEEVESCFYARKGSVVRKLGKAVPIVMWRPGRETFCGGDPKYDVYLVPAGPLSDQFFLTPPRGVKGKCEDSLVIKKAWCLNKYCVEGGET; encoded by the coding sequence ATGATGGGTTTATTCTTTGAGTTGGAGCTAGCTTGGGGCTTTAGCGTTAGGTACCCTATGAGCTCCGCCGCCCAGCTGGCGCCTCCCCTGCCGCCCCCCAGCACCGCGATAGGCGCGCTGGCGGAAGCCTTGGCTATAACCTTGGGCTTGGGCGAGACAATAAAGGTGGCCGGAAAGGCCGCGAAGAGGGGTCGAAAGAGGTCGAAGGAGGGGCTTTGCAGCACTGCTTATGCAGTTTTCAAGGCTACCAAGGGGGCGGCCTTCGCGTTGAGCCCGGAGAGCCCCGTGGGGGTGGCGCTGAAATCTGAAATAAACAGACTGCTCCAAGCACCTTACTTGAATCCCGGCAACGTACACGAAGGAGATGAAATAAATAAAGTCAGGATGTTTGGCGTACAAGCTATAACCTCAGCCTACGCCCCCAAGGGTCTGCTCTGGATGATGGTCGTGCTTGACGAAAAGGAGTTGGTGGGCGAGCTCCGCGCGATAAGGAAGGACTTGAAAGGTGAGGAGGTAATGGACGCTTTGGAGAGGGTTACAATTAGGAGAATAGGCGTTAAGGAAGGTATCGTCAGTACCAAGAAGAAAGAGGTGGGAGAGGTTACCAAAGAGGAGGAGGTGGAGAGCTGCTTCTACGCTAGGAAGGGATCCGTAGTAAGGAAGTTAGGCAAAGCGGTCCCAATAGTTATGTGGAGGCCCGGCAGGGAGACCTTCTGCGGCGGGGATCCGAAGTACGACGTCTACTTGGTTCCCGCCGGCCCCCTCTCGGACCAGTTCTTCCTCACCCCTCCAAGAGGGGTGAAGGGGAAGTGTGAGGACTCCTTAGTTATCAAGAAGGCCTGGTGTTTGAACAAGTACTGCGTCGAGGGTGGTGAAACGTGA